A single window of Rhodococcus jostii RHA1 DNA harbors:
- a CDS encoding amino acid permease: MDITKISPRPPGLAGALRARKSVDAIVARNDQEPGHGLKRSMGLVHLTALSIGASLGTGIFVILGEATPKAGPAVVLAFVLAAFTALFSALSYAELAGSIPVSGSSYSYTYATMGELFAWICGWCLMLEYGVSVAAVAVGWGEYINELLHGMFGIALPTAISESPGAGGIVNVPAIVIVLVAVALLTRGASESALVNTVMVALKILVLVFFCAVAFTAFRAGNFAPFIPLGAAGVTAAASQVFFAYIGFDAASTAGDEAKNAKRDLPRAIILSLLIVTILYCLVAIAAVGAMPWQDIAGEGAALATILNAATTSTWPAILLSAGAVIAIASVVLAVMYGQTRILYAMSLDGLVPRVFSRVNPRTRVPVVNIVVVGGVVSALAGFVPLGELADATSIGSLFAFMLVNIAVIILRRRHPDLHRSFRTPLFPLMPVLGVVFCALLLFGLGVSTWVAFALWMAVGLAIYFAYGVRKSELRNSPEEVTAP; the protein is encoded by the coding sequence TTGGACATCACCAAGATTTCTCCGCGCCCGCCGGGACTGGCCGGCGCACTGCGCGCCCGCAAATCGGTCGACGCGATCGTGGCGCGCAACGACCAGGAACCCGGTCACGGCCTCAAGCGGTCGATGGGCCTGGTGCACCTCACCGCACTGAGCATCGGTGCGTCGCTGGGAACGGGCATCTTCGTCATCCTCGGCGAGGCGACACCCAAAGCCGGCCCCGCCGTCGTCCTCGCCTTCGTGCTCGCGGCATTCACCGCCCTCTTCTCCGCCCTCTCCTACGCGGAACTCGCAGGCAGCATCCCTGTCTCCGGTAGCTCCTACTCGTACACCTACGCGACGATGGGCGAACTCTTCGCGTGGATCTGCGGCTGGTGCCTGATGCTCGAATACGGCGTCTCGGTCGCAGCCGTCGCCGTCGGCTGGGGCGAGTACATCAACGAACTACTCCACGGCATGTTCGGCATCGCACTACCCACCGCGATCAGCGAATCACCGGGCGCGGGCGGCATCGTGAACGTGCCCGCCATCGTCATCGTGCTCGTCGCGGTGGCACTGCTGACCCGGGGAGCTTCCGAGAGCGCCCTGGTGAACACGGTCATGGTCGCCCTCAAGATCCTCGTGCTCGTATTCTTCTGCGCGGTCGCGTTCACCGCGTTCCGCGCCGGAAACTTCGCACCGTTCATCCCTCTCGGCGCGGCAGGCGTGACGGCCGCGGCCTCCCAGGTGTTCTTCGCCTACATCGGGTTCGACGCCGCGTCGACCGCAGGCGACGAGGCGAAGAACGCGAAACGCGACCTTCCCCGCGCCATCATCCTCTCGCTCCTGATCGTCACGATCCTCTACTGCCTGGTCGCGATCGCCGCCGTCGGCGCGATGCCCTGGCAGGACATCGCGGGCGAGGGCGCCGCACTCGCGACCATCCTGAATGCCGCGACCACCAGCACCTGGCCCGCCATCCTCCTGTCGGCGGGCGCGGTGATCGCCATCGCCAGCGTCGTCCTCGCCGTGATGTACGGGCAGACCCGGATCCTGTACGCGATGTCGCTCGACGGTCTCGTTCCGCGGGTCTTCTCCCGCGTCAACCCGCGCACCCGGGTGCCCGTCGTCAACATCGTCGTCGTCGGCGGTGTCGTGTCCGCGCTCGCCGGCTTCGTGCCGCTGGGCGAACTGGCCGACGCGACGAGTATCGGCTCGCTGTTCGCGTTCATGCTCGTCAACATCGCCGTGATCATCCTGCGCCGGCGCCATCCCGACCTGCACCGCAGCTTCCGGACGCCGCTGTTCCCACTGATGCCGGTTCTCGGCGTCGTGTTCTGCGCGCTGCTGCTGTTCGGCCTCGGCGTCTCGACGTGGGTGGCATTCGCGCTGTGGATGGCAGTCGGGCTCGCGATCTACTTCGCGTACGGCGTCCGCAAGTCCGAACTCCGCAACAGCCCGGAAGAGGTGACGGCACCATGA
- a CDS encoding carbon-nitrogen hydrolase family protein, translated as MRAALFQGPELSFDVAANLSAIESVAQTAAASGASILVCPEMAATGYNIGSLIAERAEPADGPIATRIAEIARESGIAVVYGYPEADGGVVYNSVQVFDPSGTPLANYRKTHLFGELDRSHFAAGDELVVQFDHAGIRCGILICYDVEFPEAVRAHADRGTQWLVVPTGLMSPYEFIAESVVPTRAYESQLFVTYVNRCGTEADLDYCGSSCAIAPDGTELARAGRHEELAIVDLELDVLHRSRRGNTHLDDRRVDLYPFLQEKTS; from the coding sequence ATGAGAGCAGCGCTGTTCCAAGGTCCCGAACTGTCCTTCGACGTGGCGGCGAACCTCTCCGCCATCGAGTCGGTCGCGCAGACGGCGGCGGCATCCGGGGCGTCCATCCTGGTCTGCCCGGAGATGGCGGCCACCGGCTACAACATCGGATCTCTGATCGCGGAGCGGGCCGAACCCGCCGACGGACCGATCGCGACGCGGATCGCGGAGATCGCGCGCGAGTCCGGGATCGCCGTCGTCTACGGATACCCCGAGGCGGACGGGGGCGTCGTCTACAACAGCGTGCAGGTGTTCGACCCGTCCGGGACGCCGCTCGCCAACTACCGCAAGACCCACCTGTTCGGTGAGCTCGACCGCTCGCACTTCGCCGCCGGCGACGAACTGGTGGTCCAGTTCGACCACGCCGGAATCCGGTGCGGAATCCTGATCTGCTACGACGTCGAGTTCCCGGAAGCCGTTCGCGCACATGCCGACCGGGGAACCCAGTGGCTCGTCGTCCCCACCGGCCTGATGAGCCCGTACGAATTCATCGCGGAGAGCGTCGTCCCCACCCGGGCCTACGAGAGTCAGCTCTTCGTCACGTACGTCAACCGGTGCGGCACCGAAGCCGACCTCGACTACTGCGGATCCAGTTGCGCGATCGCGCCCGACGGCACCGAACTCGCCCGCGCCGGCCGCCACGAGGAGCTGGCGATCGTCGACCTCGAACTCGACGTCCTCCACCGATCCCGCCGCGGGAACACCCATCTCGACGACCGACGCGTCGACCTCTACCCCTTCCTGCAGGAGAAGACTTCATGA
- a CDS encoding flavin monoamine oxidase family protein, with protein MTIPVTPDSTAADTDPRPLTMFGPDFPFAYDDYVTHRSGLGAVPTDRHGTEVAVIGGGLSGMVTAYELMKLGLKPIVYEADQIGGRMRSHPFDGHPDVVAEMGAMRFPPSSTTLFHYLDAMGLRTEAFPNPLADSTPSTVIDLKGESYYAQHLDDLPPVFREVSDAWQRTLEDHAELIPLQQAIRDRDTAELKRIWNDLVVRLDDQTFYGFLASSKHFASFRHREVFGQVGFGTGGWDTDFPNSILEILRVVITAADDHHRGIVGGSQQLPLRLWTDTPTGMAHWPDGTSVRALNGGATRPRVTEVRRTAPHQVTVTDSSGEIRTYPAAVFTAQSWMLLNNIHCDDDLFPIDHWTAIERTHYMGSTKVFALVDRPFWKDKDPVTGRDLVSMTLTDRMSRGTYLLDHGDDKPGLICLSYTWSDDSLKLLPLDATERMNLMIKSLEEIYPGVDFRSHIISTPVTLSWETERDFMGAFKANLPGHYRYQERLFSHFVQDELHPRHRGIFLAGDDISWTAGWAEGAVQTALNAVWGVMHHLGGAAPADNPGPGDRYAELGPIRLCD; from the coding sequence ATGACGATCCCCGTCACTCCGGACAGCACCGCCGCGGACACCGATCCCCGGCCGCTCACCATGTTCGGCCCCGACTTCCCGTTCGCCTACGATGACTACGTCACGCACCGCTCAGGTCTCGGCGCGGTGCCCACCGATCGCCACGGCACCGAGGTGGCGGTCATCGGCGGCGGACTGTCGGGGATGGTCACTGCGTACGAGCTGATGAAACTCGGGCTGAAACCGATTGTCTACGAGGCCGATCAGATCGGTGGCCGGATGCGGTCGCATCCGTTCGACGGGCACCCGGACGTGGTCGCCGAGATGGGCGCGATGCGGTTCCCACCGTCGTCGACCACCCTGTTCCACTACCTCGACGCCATGGGACTGCGGACCGAGGCATTCCCGAACCCGCTCGCCGACAGCACCCCCAGCACGGTCATCGACCTCAAGGGCGAAAGCTACTACGCGCAGCACCTCGACGACCTGCCGCCCGTGTTCCGGGAGGTCTCGGATGCGTGGCAGCGCACGCTCGAGGACCACGCCGAGCTGATTCCGCTCCAGCAAGCGATCCGCGACCGCGACACCGCCGAACTCAAGCGCATCTGGAACGACCTGGTGGTCCGGCTCGACGATCAGACGTTCTACGGCTTCCTCGCCTCGTCGAAGCACTTCGCGTCGTTCCGGCATCGGGAAGTGTTCGGGCAGGTCGGTTTCGGAACGGGCGGCTGGGACACCGACTTCCCCAACTCCATCCTCGAGATCCTGCGCGTCGTCATCACCGCCGCCGACGACCACCACCGCGGCATCGTCGGCGGGTCGCAGCAACTGCCCCTGCGCCTGTGGACCGACACCCCTACGGGGATGGCGCACTGGCCGGACGGCACGTCGGTGCGTGCACTCAACGGCGGAGCCACCCGGCCCCGCGTCACCGAGGTCCGCAGGACCGCACCGCACCAGGTGACGGTCACCGACTCGTCCGGTGAGATCCGCACCTACCCCGCCGCCGTCTTCACGGCGCAGAGCTGGATGCTGCTCAACAACATTCACTGCGACGACGACCTGTTCCCGATCGACCACTGGACCGCCATCGAACGCACCCACTACATGGGGTCGACGAAGGTGTTCGCCCTCGTGGATCGTCCGTTCTGGAAGGACAAGGATCCGGTCACCGGCCGCGATCTCGTCAGCATGACCCTGACGGACCGGATGAGCCGCGGCACCTACCTCCTCGACCACGGCGACGACAAGCCCGGCCTGATCTGCCTGTCCTACACGTGGTCCGACGATTCACTCAAGCTTCTGCCGCTCGATGCGACGGAGCGGATGAACCTCATGATCAAGTCGCTCGAGGAGATCTACCCGGGAGTCGACTTCCGCAGTCACATCATCTCGACCCCGGTCACGCTGTCCTGGGAGACCGAACGCGACTTCATGGGTGCGTTCAAGGCGAACCTCCCCGGCCACTACCGGTACCAGGAACGGCTGTTCAGCCATTTCGTCCAGGACGAACTCCACCCGCGACACCGCGGCATCTTCCTGGCCGGTGACGACATCTCCTGGACAGCGGGCTGGGCGGAGGGCGCCGTGCAGACCGCGCTCAACGCCGTCTGGGGCGTGATGCACCACCTGGGCGGTGCCGCCCCGGCCGACAACCCCGGCCCCGGCGACCGGTACGCCGAACTCGGCCCGATCCGCTTGTGCGACTAG